In Carcharodon carcharias isolate sCarCar2 chromosome 31, sCarCar2.pri, whole genome shotgun sequence, a genomic segment contains:
- the LOC121271477 gene encoding cytochrome c oxidase subunit 7B, mitochondrial-like, which yields MVPLTKSLLSLSGRSIRQIVTRRAHHKTGPDFHGEYGNAILVGGFAFCVAVWSYVATLTGLTWNVFPIGKVTPQNWREVLHAAVYGINLWEMGITVWAQFTKEAASGNG from the exons ATGGTGCCTTTGACCAAGAGTCTGCTTTCCCTGTCTGGTCGGAGCATTCGTCAAATTGTAACAAGACGAGCTCACCATAAAACTGGTCCTGACTTTCATGGCGAGTATGGAAACGCTATCCTTGTGGGAGGATTCGCATTCTGTGTTGCGGTCTGGAGTTATGTTGCAACGCTGACTGGGCTTACATGGAACGTGTTTCCTATTGGCAAGGTCACCCCTCAAAATTGGAGGGAAG TCTTACATGCCGCAGTCTATGGTATTAATCTGTGGGAAATGGGCATCACAGTGTGGGCACAGTTCACAAAGGAAGCAGCCAGCGGTAATGGCTAA